The Crocosphaera sp. UHCC 0190 DNA window AAAAAGGCTACAATACAGATTACCGTCCAGTTCAGTTTGATGAAAAAACCGATGGCAATTTTACCCGTTCACTTTTGTTAGGTGACGTACCCACTTTCGAGGTTGGTGGTGTAACTTATCGCCAGTTTATCCTAGATTTGAACGAGCCTAATGGGGGAAGTCAACCTGGGATCACATTAAGTAAGTTGCAGATTTTCCTGGGTAACGCTGGTGATCTGAACAATTATCCGACTTTCGATGGCGATGTAACGAAAATTTTCGATCTCGGTTCCGGTAATTCAGTTTCGATGACAGATCTCAATTCTGGTAGCGGTCGGTATGATTATGTAGTCGGAATTAAAGATAGTTTATTCACAGGGCCCAACGAATACGTTTACTTATACTCTGAGTTCACCAACGCTGGAGGTGGATTTGAGGAGTGGCTACACAGAGAGGCAGAACAACCACCTGTTGGAACAGTTCCCGAACCCCTCACCATCCTCGGTGCAGGTGCTGCCGTTGCCTTTGGTGGTGGTTTCAAGCGCAAATTAGCCCAAGCCAAAAAGAACAACAAAAAAGCTTAATTTTCCCTGGTTTCAG harbors:
- a CDS encoding PEP-CTERM sorting domain-containing protein: MKNAISTLIGASVIAATSILSFSASEAGATTLNVTTAGSSGTLGDAYFQQVSDGVPAGTGAIDSFLRIQNNGTEKGYNTDYRPVQFDEKTDGNFTRSLLLGDVPTFEVGGVTYRQFILDLNEPNGGSQPGITLSKLQIFLGNAGDLNNYPTFDGDVTKIFDLGSGNSVSMTDLNSGSGRYDYVVGIKDSLFTGPNEYVYLYSEFTNAGGGFEEWLHREAEQPPVGTVPEPLTILGAGAAVAFGGGFKRKLAQAKKNNKKA